DNA sequence from the Cupriavidus oxalaticus genome:
GCGACCCCAGCGCGGATCGTTCAGCGAGAAGATGGCGCGCAGGCGCTGCCAGCCCGCGCGTGGCGCGAAGCGGCTGCCTGGTGTCAGGCTCGAATCAGCATTCCGGGGAAACTGGGGCATGAAGTGCACGGGTCCGGGGAAGTTTGTAACAGGGGGATTCTAGCAGTCATCTGCGCCACATTTGCCCAAATCGCGGCCAATCGGTGGAAAGACGCTCTGAACCGGGGCTGCAGAAGCACTGCCGCGGCACCTGAGTCGCGCAAAACCGCCGCGCGACCGCGGCTCAGGAGCTGCGCCCGGCCCCCGCCTGGGCGCCCTCGCTTCCGTCACCGCCACCGGCGCCGGCCGAGTCGTCGCTGTCGCTGCCGTCTTCATACAGATGAGCCTCGCCCAGCCGCGGATCGTATGCGGCGGGTTCCGGCGGACGGCTGGCCAGCCACTGGGCCACCTCGACCACCGATTCACGCAGGGCATCCAGGCCGATCCCTTCGCGGGCGCTCAGGAACACCCGCGTGGGAACGCCATCTTCATCCCGCTCGATGCGCGGGCCCTGCTCCAGCAGTTCGGGCGCCGCATCGATCTTGTTCATCACCACGATCTGCGGGATGTCGGACGCGTCAATCTCGGCCAGCACGCGGTTGACCTGTTCGATCTGCTCATGGCGCACCGGGCTGGATGCATCGACCACATGAAGCAGCAGGTCGGCGTGGACCGTTTCCTCGAGCGTGGCACGGAACGCCGCCACCAGCTGCGTGGGCAGGTCGCGGATAAATCCGACCGTGTCGGACAGCACCACGTTGCCGAGCCCGTCCAGGAACAGCCGGCGCGAGGTGGTATCGAGCGTGGCGAAGAGCTGGTCGGCCGCATAGGCACGCGCCTTGGTCAGCGCATTGAACAGCGTCGACTTGCCGGCGTTGGTATAGCCCACCAGCGAAATGCTGAGCGTATCGTTGCGCGCGCGTGCACGCCGCTGCGTGCTGTGCTGGCGCTGCAGCCGCGACAGGTCCGATTTGAGCCGCTTGGCGCGGTCGTCCAGCATGCGTCGGTCCAGTTCGAGCTGGCGCTCGCCGGGGCCGCCGCGCACGCCGATACCGCCCTTCTGCCGCTCCAGGTGGCTCCACGCGCGCACCAGCCGCGAGGCCCGGTACTGCACCTGCGCCAGCTCGACCTGCACCTTGCCGACGTGGCTCTGTGCACGCTGCCCGAAGATATCCAGGATCAGGCCGGTACGGTCGATCACGTGGCGGTTCAGGAAGCGCTCGAGGTTGCGCTGCTGCGCCGGGCTGAGTGCGTGGTTGAACACGACCACGTCGGCATCGAGCGCGTCGGCGGCTTCCTTCAGTTCCTCGGCCTTGCCCGAGCCGATGAACAGCGCCGGGTCCGGCCGCGAGCGGCGGCCCGTCAGCGTATGCACCGGCAGCGAGCCGGCGGTGGAGGTCA
Encoded proteins:
- the hflX gene encoding GTPase HflX, giving the protein MDPRATSNTAPSRAILVGVDFGKHDFEESLSELALLTSTAGSLPVHTLTGRRSRPDPALFIGSGKAEELKEAADALDADVVVFNHALSPAQQRNLERFLNRHVIDRTGLILDIFGQRAQSHVGKVQVELAQVQYRASRLVRAWSHLERQKGGIGVRGGPGERQLELDRRMLDDRAKRLKSDLSRLQRQHSTQRRARARNDTLSISLVGYTNAGKSTLFNALTKARAYAADQLFATLDTTSRRLFLDGLGNVVLSDTVGFIRDLPTQLVAAFRATLEETVHADLLLHVVDASSPVRHEQIEQVNRVLAEIDASDIPQIVVMNKIDAAPELLEQGPRIERDEDGVPTRVFLSAREGIGLDALRESVVEVAQWLASRPPEPAAYDPRLGEAHLYEDGSDSDDSAGAGGGDGSEGAQAGAGRSS